Genomic DNA from Streptomyces venezuelae:
GGGCGTCGAGGCCACCTTCCGGCTCGGGTACGAAGCCCTGGAACCGGAGCTCGCCCGCGCCTTCCGCATGGTCTCGCTCTGCTACATGCCGTCCTTCTGCCGCGGCGCGGCGGGCGCCCTGCTGGGTGTCGGCGAGGAGGAGGCCGAGCAGGCCGTCGAGCGGCTGGTCGACGCCGGGCTCATGGAACTGCACGGCGAGGACCGCTACCGCTTCCACGACCTCGTACGCCTCTTCGCGCGCCGCCAGTGCGAGCTGCGCGAGAGCGCGGCCGAACGCGCCGCGGCCCGGCTGCGCTTCCTCGACTACGTCCTGGCCACCGTCATCACGGCGATCCGCCGCACGAAGCCGCACAGCGTGCTGCCCGAGCTGCTGCACCGGCCCGACTCGGCGGGCAAGGCGCTGCCCGACGAGGCCGCCGCGCACGACTGGCTGGTCGTCGCGCACTCCCGGTTGTGCGACGCGGCGGAGAACGCGCTGCGGCACGTACCGGACGAGGTGGACGAGGCCACCGATCAGGGCACCCCGGGTCCCTCCACCCCGCCCGGTCTCCGCCCCGTCGTCGACCTGCTCACCGCCTGGTCCCACCTCATCGCCGGCACCGCACGCCACCGCGACCTGGAGCCCCTCGCCGAACTGGCCCTGCGCACCGCCCGCCGACACGGCGACGACCGGTCGGCCGCCCGCGCGCTGCGGCTGCTCGGCGCGCCGCACTACGGCACGGAGACGTACGGCCGCGCCGAACAGGCGCTCCGCGAGAGCCTGCACCTCGCCGCGGGCTGCGGTGACCTCCTCGTCGGCGCCGAGGGCAGCCACGAGCTGGCCATCGTCCTCATGGGCACGGGCCGGTTCGCGACGGCCCTGGAGCAACTGCGCCTGGCGTACGCGAGGTTCGGGGCGCTCGGCGGACACGACGACCGGATCCGCATCCTGTCGCACATGGCCCGCGCGTACGTCGCCCTGGGGCGGCGCCCCGCGGCGGACACCGCGATCGACGAGGCGGTGCGGCAGGCACGTAGCTCCGGCAGCACGTACACGCTCGCGCACGTCCTCTACCAGGCGGGTTGCGCGCTGCTCGCGGACGGCAGGGCGGTCGCTGCGGCGGAACAGTTGCGTGAGGCGCAGCGCCTGCACGGCAAGGCCCGCAACCCGCGCTGGGAGGCGCTGTGCTGGGCCCGTCTCGCCTACTGCGAGCTGGAGCAGGGCCGTCCCGGCGAGGCCATCCGCTGCGCGGACGCGGCGCTCGCGGCCGAGGGGGAACTCGGCGACGCGTTCTGCCACGCGCTGGCGATGGCCGCGCGGGGCCGGGCGCTGCTGGCCCTCGGCGACCTCGAACGGTCCAGGGCCGCCCTGCGGATCGCCCACCGCGTGATGGAACGCCGCGGCGCGCTGGAGGCCGCCGAGATCGCCGCCCTCCTCGCCAAGTGGCGCCCGCGCGCACCGTTCCACAGCCCGGTGCTCTCCGCGCACGGCTGAGAGCACGGGTCCCGTGCGCCCCCGTCCGCGAGGGCAGCGGGGCCTGCCCCTGACGTCGCCCTTTCGTACAAGGAGGGACCCGCAGGGGCGCTCTACCGTGCCCGTATGACGTGGTGGAACTCCCTTGACCCGGCCGCGGTGACCGTTGACCCCGGTGGCCGGGCGACCGTGCGGCTTCGCGTACGCAACACGGGAGACACCGTCGAGGAGTACCGTCTCGGGGTCGTCGGCCCGGCGGCCGGGTGGGCCCGCGTCGAGCCCGACGTGCTGCGGCTCTACCCCGGCAGCGAGGGCACCGCCGAGATCTCGTTCGCGCCGCCCCGCTCGCCCGACGCCGCCGCGGGGCCGACGCCGTTCGGCATCCGCGTCGAGCCCCGGGAGAACCCCGAGGCCCGCGACGTCGTCGAGGGGCAGGTCACCGTCGCGCCGTTCTCGGAGATCCGCGCCGAACTCCTGCCGCCCACCATCGTCGGACGCTTCCGCGGCCGGGCCTCGGTCGCCGTGGACAACCTCGGCAACACCCCGCTGACCGCGGCCCTCACCCTCCGCGACGACGCCGGTCGCCTCGCCTACGAGGTCGATCCCACCGCCATCCAAATAGCGCCGGGCCGCGCCGCGTTCGCGAATCTGACCATCCGCCCGCAGCAGGTGTTGTGGACCGGGTCCGGGCAGACGCATCCGCTCACCGTCTCCGTGCGCCGCTCCGGCGACGAGCAGGGCCACGAACTGCCCGGCAGCTTCGACCAGCGGCCCGTCCTGCCCCGCAGACTGCTCGCCGCCGGCGGCGTGCTCGCGGCGCTCGCCGTCGCGTCCGTCGTGGCGTGGCTGACCTACGCCCCCGACTTCGACGGCTCGGCACGCGAGAACCAGGCGGTCGCCGCACCCGCCGCCGTCCCGCAGGGCGGCGAGAAGGACAGCCTCGACGACGCTCCCGCGCCTCCGAAGGGGGAGAAGGGCGGCGGTGGTGGTGGTCATGGCGGCGCCGACTCAGGCTCCGGCGGCACCGGCGGCGGGACCAGCGGCGGCGGTTCCGGCGACGGCGGCTCATCGGGCGGCGGCGCCGGAGAGGCCGAAGGGGGCGGCAACGGCGGCGGCGAGGACGTCGTGTCGGACGGCGGCAGCCGCAAGGCACGCACCGGCCCGCCCTGGCGCCGCGGCTACGCGCCGGACGTCGTCGTCGAGTACGCCCAGCACCGCCTCGCCGCCCTCGGTTCGAAGAATCCCTGCACGCTGACAGGCCACTGGACGCCCGGCGTCATCGACTCCAACACAGAGGCGAAACTCATCTGTTACCAGAAGGCCGTGGTTCGCACCGGCCAGAACTCCGGGAACAACACCGCTCAGATCTTCGAGACGGACGACGTGGGCACGCTGGGCCGTGCCACCCTCACCTCGCTGTGGGCGCAGGGCATCCGGCCCGACGCCGTGCGGTCCGGCGCCGACACCTGGGAGGTCGTACAGCTCCAGGCCGCGTTCTGGTGGGCCTCGCAGGCCGGCATCAGCGACGAGGACCTGGACCGCGACCGGGCGTACGCCGAGCACGGCGTCGCCTACTTCAAGAACGGCCGTAGCGCACCCACCACGGCCCGGTACAACAAGAACACGGCGGCACACATCAAGGACTACCAGGCCTCCGTCGGCCTCCCCGAGACCGGCACGGCCGACAGCGCGACCCTGCGGGCCCTCGTCGGCGGCAGCGTCCACCACCCCGGCGTGACGGGGCGGTGAGCGGCATGTGGACCTCTCTCGAACCGACGGCGACGACCGTCGAGCCCGGCTCGACCGCGAGCGTGCGGCTGCGGGTGCGCAACACCGGCGACACGGTCGAGGAGTACCGCCTCCAGGTGGTCGGCGCGGCGGCGGGCTGGGCCCGCGTGCAGCCCGACGTCCTGCGGCTGTACCCGGGGGCCGAGGGCACCGCCCAGGTGGAGTTCGCCCCGCCCCGCACCTCGGACGCGCAGGCGGGCCCGACCCCGTTCGGCGTCCGCGTGCAGCCCCGCGAGACCCCGCACACCGTGGACGTCGCCGAGGGCCAGGTCACGGTCGGACCGTTCGCCGAACTCCGCACGGAACTTCTCCCGTTGGTCGTACGCGGCCGACTGCGCGCCAAGGCGTCCGTGGCCGTCGACAACCTCGGCAACCAGCAGCTCACGGCGTCCTTCTCGGGCCGTGAGAACGGCGACGAGCTGGAGGTCGAGTCGGAGCCGGGATCGGTGCAGGTCGCGCCGGGCCGGGCCGCGTTCGCCGACCTCAGCATCAAGCCCGGCTCGGTGAGCTGGGTCGGCGGCACCGTCAAGCACCCGTTCACGGTGTCCGTGCTGCGGGCCGGGGTGCCGGAGCCGGTGGAGCTGCGCGGCACGTACGTCCAGCCGTCGTTCATCCCGCGCTGGGCGATGGCCGTCCTCTCGGTGCTCTTCGCGCTGGCCCTCGCGTTCGCCGTGATGTGGTTCAACCACAAGCCGGCCATGTCGACGCAGGCCAAGGAGAAGGCCGGTGAGCAGCGGGAGCTGCCGCAGAGCGACGGCATGAAGAAGGCGCCGAGTCCGTCGCCGAGCGCCTCCGAGGAGAAAGAGGAGCCGAAGGAGCCCGCGAACGAGGCCAAGCCGCCGGAGTCCGGTGGTGGTGGCGGTGGCGGCGGGCCGAAGGAGCCCAAGCCGAAGGGCCCCAAGCTGCGCACGATCCGCAGCGCGGAGGGCAGCGGCTGGTACCTGGAGACCAAGCGGGGCGCGAAGGCGGACGGCACATACGTCGGACAGAACCCGGAGCTGACGGACGAGTTCGGCAAGAACCAGAAGTGGATCCTGCACCACTACCCGGAGACCGACACGTACTCCCTGGAGGCCGCGAACGCCCCCGGCGCCGTCATGGACCTGAAGGTCGGCACGAACATCGTGCAGATCTTCCACGCGCCCCCGGAGAACATCAAGAGCGGCCGACTCCCGGACAACCAGAAGTGGAAGCTGGAGAGCCAGCCCGACGGCCTGACCCACATCGTCGCC
This window encodes:
- a CDS encoding peptidoglycan-binding domain-containing protein, with amino-acid sequence MTWWNSLDPAAVTVDPGGRATVRLRVRNTGDTVEEYRLGVVGPAAGWARVEPDVLRLYPGSEGTAEISFAPPRSPDAAAGPTPFGIRVEPRENPEARDVVEGQVTVAPFSEIRAELLPPTIVGRFRGRASVAVDNLGNTPLTAALTLRDDAGRLAYEVDPTAIQIAPGRAAFANLTIRPQQVLWTGSGQTHPLTVSVRRSGDEQGHELPGSFDQRPVLPRRLLAAGGVLAALAVASVVAWLTYAPDFDGSARENQAVAAPAAVPQGGEKDSLDDAPAPPKGEKGGGGGGHGGADSGSGGTGGGTSGGGSGDGGSSGGGAGEAEGGGNGGGEDVVSDGGSRKARTGPPWRRGYAPDVVVEYAQHRLAALGSKNPCTLTGHWTPGVIDSNTEAKLICYQKAVVRTGQNSGNNTAQIFETDDVGTLGRATLTSLWAQGIRPDAVRSGADTWEVVQLQAAFWWASQAGISDEDLDRDRAYAEHGVAYFKNGRSAPTTARYNKNTAAHIKDYQASVGLPETGTADSATLRALVGGSVHHPGVTGR
- a CDS encoding ATP-binding protein, which codes for MTETLRAAVAGSAMAVATLTGLGGVGKTALAVHVAHALRDEFPDGQLYVDLRGADAAPGVDSGSALTGFLRALGVPESAVPDGLDQQTALYRSLLAGRRVLVFLDNARDTAQVRPLLPGAPGCAVLVTSRSRTITLPGARLVDVETMDERQALGLLDAMLGAERVAAERDAARELVAVCGGLPLAVRIAAARLASRPGRPMADLVARLRDERRRLDELRVADLGVEATFRLGYEALEPELARAFRMVSLCYMPSFCRGAAGALLGVGEEEAEQAVERLVDAGLMELHGEDRYRFHDLVRLFARRQCELRESAAERAAARLRFLDYVLATVITAIRRTKPHSVLPELLHRPDSAGKALPDEAAAHDWLVVAHSRLCDAAENALRHVPDEVDEATDQGTPGPSTPPGLRPVVDLLTAWSHLIAGTARHRDLEPLAELALRTARRHGDDRSAARALRLLGAPHYGTETYGRAEQALRESLHLAAGCGDLLVGAEGSHELAIVLMGTGRFATALEQLRLAYARFGALGGHDDRIRILSHMARAYVALGRRPAADTAIDEAVRQARSSGSTYTLAHVLYQAGCALLADGRAVAAAEQLREAQRLHGKARNPRWEALCWARLAYCELEQGRPGEAIRCADAALAAEGELGDAFCHALAMAARGRALLALGDLERSRAALRIAHRVMERRGALEAAEIAALLAKWRPRAPFHSPVLSAHG
- a CDS encoding hydrogenase expression protein produces the protein MWTSLEPTATTVEPGSTASVRLRVRNTGDTVEEYRLQVVGAAAGWARVQPDVLRLYPGAEGTAQVEFAPPRTSDAQAGPTPFGVRVQPRETPHTVDVAEGQVTVGPFAELRTELLPLVVRGRLRAKASVAVDNLGNQQLTASFSGRENGDELEVESEPGSVQVAPGRAAFADLSIKPGSVSWVGGTVKHPFTVSVLRAGVPEPVELRGTYVQPSFIPRWAMAVLSVLFALALAFAVMWFNHKPAMSTQAKEKAGEQRELPQSDGMKKAPSPSPSASEEKEEPKEPANEAKPPESGGGGGGGGPKEPKPKGPKLRTIRSAEGSGWYLETKRGAKADGTYVGQNPELTDEFGKNQKWILHHYPETDTYSLEAANAPGAVMDLKVGTNIVQIFHAPPENIKSGRLPDNQKWKLESQPDGLTHIVAVGNGECLVDMQNDTSAVTWKCDDRKSMGWTISDWPE